The following coding sequences lie in one Phaeodactylum tricornutum CCAP 1055/1 chromosome 12, whole genome shotgun sequence genomic window:
- a CDS encoding predicted protein, whose protein sequence is MYASCWSGLVVKALGVAIILGSCLNKLPVILNLLDSKSTVGLSRGSLYGDAIIYANGAFYGLLEGHPLTAFGENVAMLIQTIVIIFLVWSFASKPVAVSMQERGLAALVGAAYTVSVTSFLPADQHFILMAAIWPVYIYARGSQMLETFKIKHTGAQSIATIGMSLAGSLIRVLTTIKEVGIDFAVLTGYGLGVLLN, encoded by the coding sequence CATGTTGGAGTGGTCTCGTCGTGAAGGCACTTGGCGTTGCCATAATTTTAGGATCATGTCTGAACAAACTACCGGTGATTTTGAACTTGTTGGATTCCAAATCGACGGTAGGTTTGTCTCGAGGTTCACTTTACGGAGATGCTATCATATACGCCAACGGTGCATTTTATGGACTGTTGGAAGGACATCCGTTGACGGCATTTGGTGAAAATGTTGCCATGTTGATTCAGACCATCGTTATCATTTTTTTGGTATGGAGCTTTGCGAGCAAGCCCGTGGCCGTCAGCATGCAAGAACGGGGTCTGGCTGCTCTCGTTGGCGCAGCCTATACTGTTAGTGTTACTTCATTTCTACCAGCCGACCAGCACTTTATCCTAATGGCAGCTATTTGGCCCGTGTACATATACGCGCGAGGTTCGCAAATGCTTGAAACCTTCAAGATTAAACACACGGGAGCGCAGTCGATTGCAACAATTGGTATGAGTTTAGCAGGTTCATTGATCCGTGTTTTAACGACAATCAAGGAAGTGGGCATTGATTTTGCCGTTCTAACGGGGTATGGCTTAGGCGTTCTGCTGAAT